A window of the Thalassophryne amazonica chromosome 11, fThaAma1.1, whole genome shotgun sequence genome harbors these coding sequences:
- the LOC117519840 gene encoding protocadherin beta-16-like produces the protein MTRQVLLFSSLFSLCSVRAQISYSIPEEMAKGSLLGNVVHDLGLDRKRLISGKARIYNKDNDDYIELSRERGVLLVKERIDREALCTEMTLCALHFQIILENPMEFYTFTVQITDINDNPPTFKKHEMHFKISESAVSGAKFVLERAVDRDVGKNGVQRYELKPTDHFALKLHNNADGTKKVEMVLQKPLDREKNDQLHLVLTAVDGGEPQMSGTIQIIITVLDTNDNAPVFTQHTYKATVTENSPTGTIVTTVTASDADQGSNGKITYSITDTLENVIKVFEINENSGYVTLIGPVDFEKSHHFEINILASDDGGLTDSCKLMVDVQDINDNKPKINIMSKSNVIPEDAKMNTVVTMINVEDRDSGENGHVNCFINENIPFVLKTSTNNFYSLVTDSELDRERSSEYNITVTCSDEGVPSLSSSVTLTLQISDVNDNAPVFEKSSYEAYIVENNTPDLSIFTVKATDADWNQNARVSYILEDSSVNGVSVSSYMSVRADSGVIHAVRSLDYEQMKDFQFRVKAQDGGSPPLSSNVTVKIVIQDQNDNAPQVLYPIQTGGSVVAEMVPRSADVGYLVTKVVAVDVDSGQNAWLSYKLQKATDRALFEVGLQNGEIRTIRQVTDKDAVKQRLTVFVEDNGQPSRSATVIVNVVVADSYPEVLSEFTDFTHDKEYNDNLTFYLVLALAVVSFLFITCLVVIISVKIYRWRQSRILYHSSLPVIPYCPPRYSDTLGTGTLPHVYNYEVCRTNDSRKSDCKFGTAGSQNMLIMEPSSTGTMQRIQSEKNILDEPESPREVR, from the coding sequence ATGACACGGCAAGTACTGCTGTTTTcctctctcttttctctctgCTCGGTGCGCGCACAGATCAGCTACTCTATTCCAGAGGAAATGGCCAAAGGATCGTTACTTGGCAACGTCGTGCATGATTTAGGTTTAGATCGGAAACGTTTGATATCAGGCAAAGCTCGGATTTATAACAAAGACAATGACGATTACATCGAGCTGAGCAGAGAAAGAGGAGTCCTCCTCGTCAAAGAAAGGATCGACAGAGAGGCGCTGTGCACGGAGATGACGCTGTGTGCGTTACATTTTCAAATTATTTTAGAGAATCCGATGGAGTTTTACACCTTTACCGTCCAGATTACTGACATTAATGATAATCCACCAACATTTAAAAAACATGAAATGCATTTCAAAATCAGTGAGTCAGCGGTCTCGGGAGCAAAATTTGTCCTGGAACGAGCTGTGGATCGTGACGTCGGAAAGAATGGTGTTCAAAGATATGAGTTAAAACCAAccgatcattttgctctaaaactgCACAATAACGCAGATGGAACTAAAAAGGTCGAGATGGTTTTACAGAAACCTctagacagagagaaaaacgATCAGCTGCATCTGGTGTTAACGGCTGTAGACGGAGGAGAACCGCAGATGTCAGGAACAATACAGATTATTATTACGGTTTTAGACACTAATGATAACGCTCCCGTTTTTACGCAGCACACATATAAAGCTACAGTTACTGAGAACTCACCTACAGGAACTATTGTCACCACAGTTACAGCCTCAGACGCAGATCAGGGATCAAATGGGAAAATTACATATTCAATCACGGATACGTTAGAAAATGTCATAAAAgtatttgaaataaatgaaaacagCGGATACGTTACTTTAATTGGACCCGTTGATTTTGAAAAGTCCCATCATTTCGAAATAAATATACTTGCCAGTGACGACGGAGGTCTGACTGATTCTTGTAAATTGATGGTTGATGTCCAAGACATAAATGACAACAAACCGAAAATTAATATTATGTCAAAATCAAACGTGATACCAGAGGATGCCAAAATGAATACCGTAGTTACAATGATAAACGTTGAGGACAGAGACTCGGGAGAAAACGGACATGTAAACTGCTTTATTAATGAAAATATACCTTTTGTTTTAAAAACATCAACAAATAATTTCTACAGTCTCGTTACAGACAGTGAGTTAGACAGAGAGAGATCCTCTGAGTATAACATCACAGTGACCTGCTCTGATGAGGGAGTGCCCTCTCTCTCCAGCAGCGTCACTCTGACGTTACAGATCTCAGATGTGAATGATAACGCGCCTGTCTTTGAAAAGAGCTCATATGAGGCCTACATTGTAGAAAACAACACACCAGACCTCTCTATATTCACAGTGAAAGCCACAGATGCTGACTGGAACCAGAACGCGCGTGTTTCTTACATACTGGAGGACTCCTCTGTTAACGGAGTGTCCGTCTCCTCATATATGTCAGTTCGTGCTGATAGTGGAGTCATCCACGCAGTGCGCTCTTTGGACTATGAGCAGATGAAGGACTTCCAGTTCCGCGTAAaagcgcaggatggaggctccccTCCACTCAGTAGTAACGTGACTGTGAAAATAGTGATCCAGGACCAGAACGACAACGCCCCTCAGGTTCTGTACCCGATCCAGACTGGAGGCTCTGTGGTGGCTGAGATGGTTCCTCGTTCAGCAGATGTGGGCTATCTGGTGACTAAAGTGGTGGCTGTTGATGTGGACTCTGGACAGAATGCCTGGCTCTCCTATAAACTGCAGAAAGCCACAGACAGGGCGCTGTTTGAAGTGGGTTTACAGAATGGAGAAATAAGAACTATCCGCCAAGTCACTGATAAAGATGCTGTCAAACAAAGACTGACTGTGTTCGTGGAGGACAACGGGCAGCCCTCTCGTTCAGCTACAGTCATTGTTAACGTGGTGGTGGCGGACAGCTACCCTGAAGTGCTGTCGGAGTTCACTGACTTTACGCACGACAAGGAGTACAATGACAACCTGACTTTTTACTTAGTTCTGGCTTTGGCTGTAGTTTCCTTTCTCTTCATCACGTGTTTAGTGGTTATTATATCAGTGAAAATCTACAGATGGAGACAGTCTCGCATCCTGTATCACTCCAGTctcccggtgattccatattgtCCACCACGTTACTCAGACACTTTGGGGACAGGGACTCTGCCACATGTGTACAACTACGAGGTGTGCAGGACGAATGACTCCAGAAAGAGTGACTGTAAGTTTGGCACAGCTGGTAGTCAGAACATGCTGATAATGGAGCCCAGTTCTACAGGAACCATGCAGCGGATACAGAGTGAGAAGAACATCCTGGATGAACCAGAGTCTCCTCGAGAGGTGAGGTGA